Proteins found in one Methylobacterium sp. CB376 genomic segment:
- a CDS encoding glycosyltransferase has product MHVAILTNFCLPRGGGEKVAIESARGLAEAGLRVTFLHGVEGPADPLLDHPGIRRVGLGLADVWDQPAWRGARDGIWNRAAARRLAAALAALRPDCLHLHNWTRSLSPAVLPVLGASGVPVAVTLHDYFLVCPNGVYYRFDRAEPCSLDPLGARCLAAACDPQSRAHKAVRAARAAATRLALRGLRDRPIDLVHVCDASRARLAPMLPEGPFRHHRIDNPVRVDPHPPADPARGDAVAFVGRLTREKGADLVAAAARAAGMPALFIGDGPLAGELAAMPGAEVLGWRAPGEVEALLRARARAVVAPSRWLETGPLTVYEALACGIPAVASNRAGAAERIVPGETGFVTRPEVDLLARVFHDLADDTLVRRMGRAAHARYWAAPTTLASHAAASARLYAALIARGRAAPATARAPSFQRSAV; this is encoded by the coding sequence ATGCACGTCGCCATCCTGACGAATTTCTGCCTGCCGCGGGGCGGGGGCGAGAAGGTCGCGATCGAATCCGCCCGCGGGCTGGCCGAGGCGGGCCTCCGCGTGACCTTCCTGCACGGGGTCGAGGGCCCGGCCGACCCGCTCCTCGACCATCCGGGCATCCGCCGGGTCGGCCTCGGGCTCGCCGACGTCTGGGACCAGCCCGCCTGGCGCGGCGCCCGCGACGGGATCTGGAACCGGGCGGCCGCGCGGCGCCTCGCCGCCGCGCTCGCGGCGCTGCGGCCGGACTGCCTCCACCTCCACAACTGGACCCGCAGCCTCTCGCCGGCGGTGCTGCCGGTGCTGGGAGCGAGCGGCGTGCCGGTGGCGGTCACCCTGCACGATTACTTCCTGGTCTGCCCGAACGGCGTCTATTACCGCTTCGACCGCGCCGAGCCCTGCTCCCTCGACCCGCTGGGCGCCCGCTGCCTCGCCGCCGCCTGCGACCCGCAATCGCGGGCGCACAAGGCGGTGCGGGCGGCGCGCGCGGCCGCGACGCGGCTGGCGCTGCGCGGCCTGCGCGACCGGCCGATCGACCTCGTCCACGTCTGCGACGCGAGCCGGGCCCGCCTCGCCCCGATGCTGCCGGAGGGGCCCTTCCGCCACCACCGGATCGACAACCCGGTCCGCGTCGACCCCCATCCCCCCGCCGACCCGGCCCGGGGCGACGCGGTCGCCTTCGTGGGGCGCCTCACCCGCGAGAAGGGGGCGGACCTGGTGGCCGCCGCCGCCCGGGCGGCCGGGATGCCGGCCCTGTTCATCGGCGACGGGCCGCTCGCCGGGGAGCTCGCGGCGATGCCGGGCGCGGAGGTGCTGGGCTGGCGCGCGCCGGGCGAGGTCGAGGCGCTGCTGCGCGCCCGGGCCCGGGCGGTGGTGGCGCCCTCGCGCTGGCTGGAGACCGGGCCGCTCACGGTCTACGAGGCGCTGGCCTGCGGCATCCCGGCGGTGGCCTCGAACCGGGCCGGGGCCGCCGAGCGGATCGTGCCGGGCGAGACCGGCTTCGTCACCCGCCCGGAGGTCGACCTCCTCGCCCGGGTCTTCCACGACCTCGCCGACGACACCCTGGTGCGGCGGATGGGCCGTGCGGCGCATGCGCGCTACTGGGCGGCGCCGACCACGCTCGCCAGCCACGCGGCGGCCTCGGCGCGGCTCTACGCCGCCCTGATCGCGCGCGGCCGCGCGGCCCCGGCGACGGCCAGGGCGCCATCTTTTCAGCGCAGTGCTGTTTAG
- a CDS encoding glycosyltransferase family 4 protein — protein MDVVLILDHGHVNGGQAKVALDSALGLAARGHRVDVFAAVAPVDPRLSAAGIRVTCLDQPDIATASSKLAFAGQMLWNRPAARALAGLLAGRDPGRTIVHVHAFAKALSPSIFAAIRRARLPALYTMHEFFLVCPNGGFYDYRRHAICRRAPLSGACIATNCDMRSYPRKAMRLARQVLLEKLARWPEVVRDVVTISALQEAAVAPHLPPGLTLHRVDNPIAVPDPGPKPAGPPGPLTYVGRLSTEKGVLLFAEAARRAGVPAVFVGDGPEAETLRGRYPEARLLGWRDAAGVAEALRAASALVFPSIWYEGQPLTVYEALARGTPVVVSDACAGREAVADGETGYWFPSGDAAALAARLTRLQDPAVLARLGAEAHRRYWAAPLTLERHCARLEEVYGLVLQRRAAGLAAPAPGARLQPAA, from the coding sequence ATGGACGTCGTCCTCATCCTCGACCACGGCCACGTGAATGGCGGCCAGGCGAAGGTCGCGCTCGACTCCGCCCTCGGGCTCGCCGCGCGCGGCCACCGGGTCGATGTCTTCGCGGCGGTGGCCCCGGTCGATCCGCGCCTCTCCGCCGCCGGGATCCGGGTGACCTGCCTCGACCAGCCGGACATCGCCACGGCCTCCTCGAAGCTCGCCTTCGCCGGGCAGATGCTGTGGAACCGCCCCGCTGCGCGGGCCCTGGCGGGGCTGCTGGCGGGCCGCGACCCGGGCCGGACGATCGTCCACGTCCACGCCTTCGCCAAGGCGCTGTCGCCCTCGATCTTCGCGGCGATCCGGCGGGCGCGGCTGCCCGCCCTCTACACGATGCACGAGTTCTTCCTGGTCTGCCCGAACGGCGGCTTCTACGACTACCGCCGCCACGCGATCTGCCGCCGCGCGCCGCTCTCGGGCGCCTGCATCGCCACGAATTGCGACATGCGCAGCTATCCGCGCAAGGCGATGCGCCTCGCCCGGCAGGTGCTGCTGGAGAAGCTGGCGCGCTGGCCGGAGGTCGTCCGGGACGTGGTGACGATCAGCGCCCTGCAGGAGGCGGCCGTCGCGCCCCACCTGCCGCCCGGACTCACCCTCCACCGGGTCGACAACCCGATCGCGGTCCCGGACCCGGGCCCGAAGCCCGCCGGACCGCCGGGGCCGCTCACCTATGTGGGCCGGCTCTCCACCGAGAAGGGCGTCCTGCTGTTCGCGGAGGCGGCGCGCCGCGCGGGGGTGCCGGCGGTCTTCGTCGGGGACGGGCCGGAGGCCGAGACCCTGCGCGGCCGCTACCCGGAGGCGCGGCTGCTGGGCTGGCGCGACGCCGCCGGGGTGGCCGAGGCCCTGCGGGCGGCCTCGGCCCTGGTCTTCCCGTCGATCTGGTACGAGGGCCAGCCGCTCACGGTCTACGAGGCGCTGGCGCGCGGCACCCCGGTCGTGGTGAGCGACGCCTGCGCGGGCCGCGAGGCGGTGGCGGACGGGGAGACCGGCTACTGGTTCCCCTCCGGCGACGCCGCGGCGCTCGCCGCGCGGCTGACCCGGCTGCAGGATCCGGCGGTCCTGGCGCGGCTCGGCGCCGAGGCCCATCGGCGCTACTGGGCCGCCCCCCTCACCCTGGAGCGCCACTGCGCCCGGCTGGAGGAGGTCTACGGCCTCGTCCTGCAGCGCCGCGCGGCCGGGCTCGCGGCCCCGGCGCCCGGCGCGCGCCTGCAGCCCGCGGCCTGA
- a CDS encoding IS30-like element ISMtsp4 family transposase: MAGRRRSDRALREKLRSPGRPGVGLRETRRGFWAFLAQGLSSEVAAMKLGISPPVGSRWFRTAGGMAPSHLSPSSKSPSARYLSLAEREEIAILQAQGHGVRDVARRLGRAASTISRELRRNAATRSGGLDYRATTAQWHAERAARRPKPAKLAGNAALRTYVQERLAGTVATPGGSALPGPSVAWKGRRHGRRQSRRWGRSWSPQQIAERLRLDFPGDTTMRISHEAIYQALYIQGRGALKRELTACLRTGRALRVPRARSLGRGRSFVTPEVLISERPPEVEDRAVPGHWEGDLILGLKSSAIGTLVERTTRFTMLLHLPPMDGHGVTPRAKNGPALAGHGAQAVREAIAGTIARLPEQLRRSLTWDQGTEMAEHARLRIDAGLQVYFCDPRSPWQRGTNENTNGLLRQYFPKGTDLSAHSANDLAAVAAALNSRPRKTLNWKTPAEALDAVLAAVQDGVATTA, translated from the coding sequence ATGGCAGGTCGGCGGCGTTCGGATCGGGCACTTCGCGAGAAGCTGCGGTCACCGGGTCGTCCCGGGGTCGGTCTGCGCGAGACGCGGCGGGGGTTCTGGGCGTTCCTCGCGCAGGGTCTCTCCAGCGAGGTCGCAGCGATGAAGCTCGGGATCTCGCCACCGGTCGGCTCGCGGTGGTTCCGGACAGCAGGCGGAATGGCACCTTCCCACCTGTCACCATCATCCAAGTCGCCTTCTGCGCGCTACCTGTCGTTGGCTGAGCGGGAGGAGATCGCGATCCTACAAGCGCAAGGTCACGGGGTCCGGGACGTCGCTCGGCGTCTGGGACGGGCGGCGTCGACCATCTCGCGGGAATTGCGCCGCAATGCGGCGACCCGCAGTGGCGGCCTGGACTATCGCGCCACGACCGCGCAGTGGCACGCTGAACGCGCGGCACGCCGGCCCAAGCCAGCAAAACTGGCGGGGAACGCAGCGCTGCGGACGTACGTGCAGGAGCGGCTCGCCGGAACTGTCGCGACACCGGGCGGGAGCGCTCTGCCTGGCCCTAGCGTTGCCTGGAAGGGACGGCGGCACGGGCGACGCCAGAGCCGGCGATGGGGTCGATCCTGGAGTCCGCAGCAGATCGCCGAGCGCCTACGGCTCGACTTTCCGGGCGATACGACGATGCGCATCAGTCACGAGGCGATCTATCAGGCGCTCTACATCCAGGGCCGGGGCGCGCTGAAGCGTGAGCTGACCGCGTGTCTTCGCACAGGACGGGCTTTGCGTGTGCCGCGGGCCCGCAGCCTGGGCCGAGGCAGGTCGTTCGTCACCCCCGAGGTGCTCATCAGCGAGCGTCCGCCCGAGGTGGAGGACCGCGCGGTGCCGGGGCACTGGGAAGGAGATCTGATCCTGGGTCTGAAGAGTTCGGCGATCGGGACCCTGGTCGAGCGCACGACGCGCTTTACGATGCTGCTGCATCTTCCGCCGATGGACGGCCATGGGGTGACACCGCGTGCGAAGAACGGCCCGGCGCTGGCGGGGCACGGGGCCCAGGCGGTGCGCGAGGCGATCGCCGGCACGATCGCGCGCTTGCCCGAGCAGCTGCGGCGCTCGTTGACCTGGGACCAGGGTACCGAGATGGCCGAGCACGCGCGCTTGCGGATCGACGCGGGTCTGCAGGTCTACTTCTGCGATCCACGCTCACCCTGGCAGCGGGGGACGAACGAGAATACGAACGGGTTACTGCGACAGTACTTCCCGAAAGGAACGGATCTGAGCGCCCACAGCGCGAACGATCTTGCTGCTGTGGCCGCAGCCCTCAACAGCAGACCGCGCAAGACGCTGAACTGGAAGACGCCGGCAGAGGCGCTCGACGCTGTGCTGGCTGCCGTGCAAGATGGTGTTGCGACGACCGCTTGA
- a CDS encoding CRISPR-associated helicase/endonuclease Cas3 translates to MLLPCLAALEELTGNYGATVVLCTATQPAVRVRDGALRERFRPVDHGLPIGADRELAPRPERLADEVRRVTVEVLPEPIGDEVVAARFEAQKQMLCIVNSRAHARALFARIRGLPGAFYLTTLMCPAHRRAVLAEIKARLEDGRPVRLVATSLVEAGIDFSFPEVWRAEAGLDQIAQAAGRCNRNGELHPALGRVVVFTPAAHRPPRSLAAFQQAARPVLRDHPDPLGPDAIAAYFRLLYAERGLAELDAAEIDGQAGILAAFGRHGLERGFPFESVARAFRLIDETMVPVVVPWDAEAVQALAEVAGMERPTGEALRRLHPYTVGIPRQAHAGWCATREIVPVGPACGEVLTRFATMDLYDATIGIDLWATAARDGEADAP, encoded by the coding sequence TTGCTGCTGCCGTGCCTCGCCGCCCTGGAGGAACTGACCGGGAATTACGGCGCCACCGTCGTGCTGTGCACCGCGACGCAACCGGCCGTTCGCGTGCGGGACGGCGCCCTGCGCGAGCGCTTCCGCCCGGTCGATCACGGCCTGCCGATCGGCGCCGACCGCGAACTCGCCCCGAGGCCGGAAAGGCTGGCCGACGAGGTCCGGCGCGTCACCGTCGAGGTGCTGCCGGAGCCGATCGGCGACGAGGTCGTCGCGGCCCGCTTCGAGGCGCAGAAGCAGATGCTGTGCATCGTCAACAGCCGCGCCCATGCCCGGGCGCTGTTCGCCCGCATCCGCGGCCTGCCGGGCGCGTTCTACCTCACCACCCTGATGTGCCCGGCCCATCGGCGCGCCGTGCTCGCCGAGATCAAGGCCCGGCTCGAGGACGGGAGGCCGGTGCGGCTCGTCGCCACCTCCCTGGTCGAGGCCGGAATCGATTTCTCGTTTCCGGAGGTCTGGCGCGCCGAGGCGGGCCTCGACCAGATCGCCCAGGCGGCGGGGCGCTGCAACCGAAACGGAGAGCTGCATCCGGCGCTCGGCCGGGTCGTGGTCTTCACGCCCGCCGCGCATCGGCCGCCCCGCTCCCTCGCGGCCTTTCAGCAGGCCGCCCGGCCCGTGCTGCGGGACCACCCGGACCCGCTCGGTCCCGACGCCATCGCGGCCTATTTCCGTCTCCTCTACGCGGAGCGCGGGCTCGCGGAACTCGACGCGGCCGAGATCGACGGTCAGGCCGGGATCCTCGCGGCGTTCGGCCGCCACGGCCTGGAGCGCGGCTTCCCCTTCGAGAGCGTCGCCCGCGCCTTCCGGCTCATCGACGAGACGATGGTGCCGGTCGTCGTGCCCTGGGACGCCGAGGCGGTCCAGGCCCTCGCCGAGGTCGCCGGCATGGAGCGCCCCACCGGCGAGGCGCTGCGGCGGCTGCACCCCTACACGGTCGGCATTCCCCGGCAGGCGCATGCGGGCTGGTGCGCCACGCGCGAGATCGTGCCGGTGGGCCCGGCCTGCGGGGAGGTGCTCACGCGGTTCGCGACCATGGACCTCTACGACGCCACGATCGGCATCGATCTCTGGGCCACGGCCGCGCGGGACGGGGAGGCGGATGCGCCGTGA
- the cas5c gene encoding type I-C CRISPR-associated protein Cas5c, with product MTYGVRLHVWGERALFTRPETKVERVSYDVPTPSAARGILEAIHWKPAIVWRIDRIHVLKPIRFASVRRNEVGAKASTALALRAMRSGTLAGLGLSAEIERQQRAATMLVDVGYVIEAHLEMTARAGDDAPVKHICMFNRRAAAGQCFHRPCLGTRECPAEFALIPDGAPLPASSLPAEERERELGWMLYDIDFRPDRNEARFFRARLSKGILDVRACLAANEVVS from the coding sequence ATGACATACGGGGTCCGGTTGCACGTGTGGGGTGAGCGGGCGCTCTTCACGCGGCCCGAGACCAAGGTGGAGCGCGTCTCCTACGATGTCCCCACGCCCTCGGCAGCCCGGGGCATCCTTGAGGCGATCCACTGGAAGCCCGCCATCGTCTGGCGCATCGACCGCATCCACGTCCTGAAGCCGATCCGCTTCGCGAGCGTCCGGCGCAACGAGGTGGGCGCGAAGGCGAGCACGGCGCTGGCCCTGCGCGCGATGCGGAGCGGGACGCTCGCCGGGCTCGGCCTCTCGGCGGAGATCGAGCGCCAGCAGCGCGCCGCGACGATGCTGGTCGATGTCGGCTACGTCATCGAGGCCCATCTGGAGATGACCGCGCGGGCCGGGGACGACGCGCCGGTAAAGCACATCTGCATGTTCAACCGCCGCGCCGCGGCCGGCCAGTGCTTCCACCGCCCCTGTCTCGGGACGCGGGAATGCCCGGCCGAGTTCGCGCTGATCCCCGACGGCGCGCCGCTGCCGGCCAGCTCCCTGCCCGCCGAGGAGCGCGAGCGCGAACTCGGCTGGATGCTCTACGACATCGATTTTCGTCCCGACCGCAACGAGGCCCGCTTCTTCCGCGCCCGGCTCTCGAAGGGGATCCTCGACGTGCGGGCCTGCCTGGCGGCGAACGAGGTCGTGTCGTGA
- the cas8c gene encoding type I-C CRISPR-associated protein Cas8c/Csd1, giving the protein MLQALDRYYDRLERRGEVVMPGWSTEPLGLVLELAEDGTPLGLADRLTARGKPQLDRVPKWFSRSGTGSTPFFLWDNLAYALGLGTKDPAKTARDHAAFRDLHLRELAGERDPALAALRRFVEAWVPDPEAARALGLQSRHMALNLGFRLRGETVPLHHRPAAAAHVERLRAAHEGGPEGFCLVRGARLPLVRLHPKVKGIDGGAAAEIPLVSFNQDAFTSYGHDQGFNAPTSAAAAFRYGAALNALLQRGGPNRLRIADSTVAFWADARAYDASVAEPIALAAEDIFGDALRDGPGPAGTTDARETQALREALVTVAEARAAPDLRPDLMENVPFFVLGLAPNMARVAVRYWLAGTFGSFRRALDAHAAALAIEPKPRGWGAKPPSPARLLLKTTALAEEFDNIPHGLAAEVTRAILENRPYPRTWLAATIARLRAGDDPGRGWHAAAIKACLNRRSEREMLPVALDPAHTDPAYQLGRLFAVLEAAQRTALPGVNTTIGDRWYAAASSTPARVFGPLLRSLKTHVADARKRGLGGWIEPKVAEIMQRLPPDLPRVLSLEAQGRFAVGYYHERGTRPEKKTDSPTTTGTDPEETPHG; this is encoded by the coding sequence ATGCTGCAGGCGCTCGATCGGTATTACGATCGGCTGGAACGCCGCGGCGAGGTCGTGATGCCCGGCTGGTCGACGGAACCGCTCGGCCTCGTCCTCGAACTCGCCGAGGACGGGACGCCGCTCGGCCTCGCGGATCGCCTGACCGCCAGGGGCAAGCCCCAGCTCGACCGCGTGCCCAAGTGGTTCTCGCGGTCGGGCACCGGCTCGACGCCGTTCTTCCTGTGGGACAACCTCGCCTACGCGCTCGGCCTCGGGACGAAGGACCCGGCCAAGACCGCGCGCGATCACGCCGCCTTCCGCGATCTGCACCTGCGCGAACTCGCCGGGGAGCGCGACCCCGCTCTCGCGGCCCTGCGCCGCTTCGTCGAAGCCTGGGTGCCGGATCCGGAGGCGGCCCGGGCCCTCGGCCTCCAGAGCCGGCACATGGCGCTCAATCTCGGCTTCCGGCTGCGCGGCGAGACCGTGCCCCTCCATCACCGCCCGGCGGCGGCGGCGCATGTGGAGCGGCTCCGGGCCGCCCACGAGGGCGGCCCGGAGGGGTTCTGCCTCGTGCGCGGCGCGCGCCTGCCCCTGGTGCGGCTGCACCCGAAGGTGAAGGGCATCGACGGCGGCGCCGCGGCGGAGATCCCGCTCGTCTCCTTCAACCAGGATGCCTTCACGTCCTACGGGCACGACCAGGGCTTCAACGCCCCGACTTCCGCGGCGGCGGCCTTCCGGTACGGGGCGGCCCTGAACGCCCTGTTGCAGCGCGGCGGCCCGAACCGGCTGCGGATCGCCGACTCGACCGTCGCCTTCTGGGCCGATGCCCGCGCCTACGACGCGTCCGTGGCGGAGCCGATCGCGCTTGCCGCGGAGGACATCTTCGGCGACGCGCTGCGCGACGGGCCGGGCCCGGCGGGGACGACCGACGCGCGGGAGACGCAGGCGCTGCGCGAGGCCCTCGTCACGGTGGCGGAGGCCAGGGCCGCGCCGGACCTTCGGCCGGACCTGATGGAGAACGTGCCCTTCTTCGTCCTCGGGCTCGCGCCCAACATGGCGCGGGTCGCGGTGCGCTACTGGCTCGCCGGCACGTTCGGGAGCTTCAGACGCGCCCTCGACGCGCACGCGGCGGCGCTCGCGATCGAGCCCAAGCCGCGCGGCTGGGGCGCGAAGCCGCCCTCGCCGGCGCGCCTCCTGCTGAAGACGACGGCCCTCGCGGAGGAATTCGACAACATCCCGCACGGGCTCGCCGCCGAGGTGACCCGCGCCATCCTGGAAAACCGGCCCTATCCGCGGACCTGGCTCGCCGCGACGATCGCGCGGCTGCGGGCCGGCGACGACCCGGGCCGCGGCTGGCACGCCGCCGCCATCAAGGCCTGCCTGAACCGTCGCAGCGAGAGGGAGATGCTTCCCGTGGCGCTTGATCCCGCCCACACAGACCCCGCCTACCAGCTCGGGCGCCTCTTCGCCGTGCTGGAGGCGGCGCAGAGGACCGCCCTTCCCGGCGTCAACACCACGATCGGCGACCGCTGGTACGCGGCCGCCTCCTCCACGCCCGCCCGCGTCTTCGGCCCCCTGCTGCGGAGCCTGAAGACCCATGTCGCCGACGCGCGCAAGCGCGGCCTGGGCGGCTGGATCGAGCCCAAGGTGGCCGAGATCATGCAGAGGCTGCCGCCCGACCTGCCGCGCGTCCTCTCCCTGGAGGCGCAGGGGCGCTTCGCCGTCGGCTACTACCACGAGCGCGGCACCCGCCCCGAGAAGAAGACGGATTCCCCGACGACGACCGGCACGGACCCGGAGGAGACCCCCCATGGCTGA
- the cas7c gene encoding type I-C CRISPR-associated protein Cas7/Csd2, protein MADAGLQRRHDFVLYFDVTNGNPNGDPDAGNMPRMDPETGHGLVSDVCLKRKVRNYVEMAAEADGRDPIRNRIYVTEGAVLNEKHREAYLALRPDDPKARTDKKLTPKSDEEAVLIRRFMCDNFFDIRTFGAVLSTGINAGQVRGPVQVSFARSVEPVLPLEVSITRMAATNEAERNERQDGEDKAGKRGDKRTMGRKHMAATNEAERNERQDGDDEAEKRGDKRTMGRKHIVPYGLYRAHGYVSAPLASHPVKGTGFSDGDLALLFEALRNMFEHDRSATRGEMATRRLVVFRHASALGNAPAQSLFERVRTLRAHKGSVHEIGAPGTDNWPPARSFADYAITVDREGLPQGIEVTEW, encoded by the coding sequence ATGGCTGACGCGGGCCTGCAGCGCCGCCACGATTTCGTGCTCTATTTCGACGTGACGAACGGCAACCCGAACGGGGATCCCGATGCCGGCAACATGCCGCGCATGGACCCCGAGACGGGGCACGGCCTCGTCAGCGACGTCTGCCTGAAGCGCAAGGTGCGCAACTACGTCGAGATGGCCGCCGAGGCGGACGGCCGCGACCCGATCCGCAACCGGATCTACGTGACCGAGGGGGCGGTGCTGAACGAGAAGCACCGCGAGGCCTACCTGGCCCTGCGCCCGGACGACCCCAAGGCCCGGACCGACAAGAAGCTGACGCCCAAGTCGGACGAGGAGGCGGTCCTGATCCGCCGCTTCATGTGCGACAACTTCTTCGACATCCGCACCTTCGGCGCGGTGCTCTCGACCGGCATCAATGCCGGCCAGGTGCGCGGGCCGGTGCAGGTCTCCTTCGCCCGGTCGGTCGAGCCGGTGCTGCCCCTCGAAGTCTCGATCACCCGCATGGCCGCCACCAATGAGGCGGAGAGGAATGAGCGGCAGGACGGCGAAGACAAGGCCGGGAAGCGCGGCGACAAGCGCACCATGGGCCGCAAGCACATGGCCGCCACCAACGAGGCGGAGAGGAATGAGCGGCAGGACGGCGACGACGAGGCCGAGAAGCGCGGCGACAAGCGCACCATGGGCCGCAAGCACATCGTGCCCTACGGGCTCTACCGCGCCCACGGCTACGTCTCGGCGCCGCTCGCCTCGCATCCGGTGAAGGGCACGGGCTTCTCGGACGGGGATCTCGCCCTCCTGTTCGAGGCGCTGCGCAACATGTTCGAGCACGATCGCTCGGCCACCCGCGGCGAGATGGCGACGCGCCGGCTGGTGGTTTTCCGCCACGCCTCGGCCCTCGGGAATGCGCCGGCCCAGTCCCTGTTCGAGCGGGTGCGGACCCTGCGCGCGCACAAGGGGTCCGTGCACGAGATCGGCGCCCCCGGGACCGACAATTGGCCGCCGGCCCGCAGCTTCGCCGACTACGCCATCACCGTCGATCGCGAGGGGCTGCCGCAGGGAATCGAGGTGACCGAGTGGTGA
- the cas1 gene encoding CRISPR-associated endonuclease Cas1, with protein sequence MCGLEGEAAQVYVGVFDTLVRRDDPAFRVSGRSRRPPLDRMNALLSFLYALLGHDCRSALDAHGLDPQVGFLHADRPGRASLALDLMEELRPVLADRLALSLVNRRQLGAEDFRIEEAGGVRLTDDARRTVLGAWQERKREDLRHPFLDETMPLGLVAQMQPHVQAQLLARHLRGDLDGYPAFVWR encoded by the coding sequence TTGTGCGGCCTCGAAGGGGAGGCCGCGCAGGTCTATGTCGGTGTGTTCGACACGCTGGTGAGGCGGGACGACCCGGCTTTTCGCGTCTCCGGCCGCTCGCGCCGGCCGCCGCTCGATCGGATGAACGCCCTCTTGTCCTTCCTCTATGCGCTGCTCGGGCACGATTGCCGTTCCGCGCTCGACGCGCACGGGCTCGACCCGCAGGTCGGGTTCCTGCATGCCGACCGCCCTGGTCGCGCGAGCCTCGCCCTCGATCTGATGGAGGAGCTGCGGCCGGTCCTCGCCGACCGACTGGCCCTCAGCCTCGTCAATCGCCGCCAGCTCGGGGCGGAGGATTTCCGCATCGAGGAGGCCGGCGGGGTGCGCCTCACCGACGATGCGCGGCGGACCGTCCTGGGAGCGTGGCAGGAGCGCAAGCGCGAGGACCTGCGCCATCCCTTCCTCGACGAGACGATGCCGCTCGGCCTCGTGGCCCAGATGCAGCCCCATGTGCAGGCCCAGCTTCTCGCCCGGCATCTGCGCGGCGACCTCGACGGCTACCCGGCCTTCGTCTGGCGATGA
- the cas2 gene encoding CRISPR-associated endonuclease Cas2, with protein MLMLVTDDVNTQTPAGRTRLRRVARACLDVGQRVQNSVFACEVDPAQWTALRDRLVGLIDPQRDSLRFDRLGAEGRRRIAHVGAKPILDLDGPLVF; from the coding sequence GTGCTGATGCTCGTCACCGACGACGTGAACACCCAGACGCCGGCCGGGCGCACCCGGCTGCGCCGCGTGGCCCGTGCCTGTCTCGACGTGGGGCAGCGTGTGCAGAACTCGGTCTTCGCGTGCGAGGTCGACCCGGCCCAGTGGACGGCCCTGCGCGACCGCCTCGTCGGACTGATCGACCCGCAGCGCGATTCCCTGCGCTTCGACCGCCTCGGTGCCGAGGGGCGACGGCGCATCGCGCATGTCGGCGCCAAGCCCATCCTGGATCTCGACGGGCCGCTCGTCTTCTGA
- a CDS encoding LysR substrate-binding domain-containing protein, with protein MPLSRLPLNALRAFDVTARLGSMSAAAGELGVTHGAVSRHIKALEAQLGLPLLERLPRAVALTQEGAQLAASLADAFDQIQLAVSRVQPGPLTLSCSATIMMYWLIPRLETFKQAHPAVELRLNISYGEVDFVRDGISVAIRTSMYRPPATARARPLIAEEIGPVCHPDYAARLGLAGPDDLARARILATATRPQAWAEWGRAIGRPDLGIVPQESYGHFYLVIQAAACGLGLALAPRLLVESEIRAGHLAAPFGFTPGPHRLELWIAEHLQARADLRCLVAWIARAMGPDGDRPG; from the coding sequence ATGCCGCTGTCCCGTCTTCCGCTCAACGCGCTGCGGGCCTTCGACGTGACGGCGCGGCTCGGCAGCATGAGCGCGGCGGCGGGGGAGCTCGGGGTCACGCACGGGGCGGTGAGCCGCCACATCAAGGCGCTGGAGGCGCAGCTCGGCCTGCCGCTGCTGGAGCGGCTGCCGCGGGCGGTGGCCCTGACGCAAGAGGGCGCGCAGCTTGCGGCGAGCCTCGCGGACGCCTTCGACCAGATTCAGCTCGCCGTCTCGCGCGTGCAGCCCGGGCCGCTGACCCTGTCGTGCTCGGCGACCATCATGATGTACTGGCTGATCCCGCGGCTGGAGACCTTCAAGCAGGCCCATCCGGCGGTGGAGCTGCGCCTCAACATCAGCTACGGCGAGGTCGACTTCGTCCGCGACGGGATCAGCGTGGCGATCCGCACCAGCATGTACCGCCCGCCGGCGACCGCGCGGGCGCGGCCGCTGATCGCGGAGGAGATCGGCCCGGTCTGCCACCCGGATTACGCGGCGCGGCTCGGGCTCGCGGGGCCCGACGACCTGGCGCGGGCGCGGATCCTGGCGACGGCGACGCGGCCGCAGGCCTGGGCCGAGTGGGGGCGGGCGATCGGCCGGCCGGATCTCGGCATCGTGCCGCAGGAGAGCTACGGCCACTTCTACCTGGTGATTCAGGCGGCGGCCTGCGGCCTGGGCCTGGCGCTGGCGCCCCGCCTCCTGGTCGAGAGCGAGATCCGGGCCGGCCACCTCGCGGCGCCCTTCGGCTTCACGCCCGGCCCCCATCGGCTGGAGCTGTGGATCGCCGAGCACCTGCAGGCGCGGGCGGACCTGCGCTGCCTCGTCGCCTGGATCGCGCGGGCGATGGGGCCGGACGGGGATCGCCCGGGCTGA